CCAGCGCTGCTCGCGGCCTGCGAGATCACCGGGGCGGATGCCGTGCATCCCGGCTACGGCTTCCTGTCCGAGAACGCGCGCTTCGCCGAGATCCTCGCCGATCACAATCTGCACTTCATCGGCCCCAAGGCCGAGCACATCCGCCTGATGGGCGACAAGATCGAGGCCAAGAAGACCGCCAAGCGCCTCGGCATTCCCGTGGTGCCTGGCTCGGACGGCGCGGTGACGTCGGAAGACGATGCGATGGCGATCGCGAAGTCGATCGGCTTCCCGGTGCTGGTGAAGGCGGCCGCCGGCGGCGGCGGCCGCGGCATGAAGGTCGCCCACACCGAGGCTGACCTGGCGCTCGCGCTGTCGACCGCGGCCAACGAGGCCAAGTCGGCGTTCGGCGACGCCTCGGTCTATCTGGAAAAATACCTGCAGAAGCCGCGCCACATCGAGATCCAGATTCTCGGCGACGGCCGCGGCGGCGCCATCCATCTCGGCGAGCGCGACTGCTCGTTGCAGCGCCGTCACCAGAAGGTCTGGGAGGAAGGCCCCTCGCCGGTGCTCGCTGCCGCCGCGCGCGCCAAGATCGGCGAGACCTGCGCCAAGGCGATGCGGGACATGAAGTATCTCGGCGTCGGCACTATCGAATTCCTCTACGAGGACGGCGAATTCTATTTCATCGAAATGAACACGCGCATCCAGGTCGAGCACCCCGTAACCGAAAGCATCACCGACATCGATCTGGTGCTGGAGCAGATCAGGATCGCCGCCGGCGGCGACCTCCCGGCGAGACAGGATGACATCGCCATCATCGGCCACGCCATCGAGTGCCGCATCAATGCGGAGAACCCGCAGACCTTCCGCCCTTCGCCCGGACGGATCACGCAATTCCATCCGCCGGGCGGCCTCGGCGTGCGGATCGATTCCGCCGTCTATCAAGGCTACATGATCCCGCCCTATTACGATTCGCTGGTCGGCAAGCTGATCGTGCACGGCAAGACCCGCGGCGAATGCCTGATGCGGCTGCGCCGGGCCTTGGACGAGATGGTGGTCGACGGGATCGAAACGACGTTGCCGTTGTTCCGCGCCCTGGTCCGCGAGCCCGACATCATCGAGGGCGACTACCACATCCACTGGC
The DNA window shown above is from Bradyrhizobium sp. ISRA464 and carries:
- the accC gene encoding acetyl-CoA carboxylase biotin carboxylase subunit; the encoded protein is MFDKILIANRGEIALRVLRACKELGISTVAVHSTADADAMHVRLADESVCIGPPPSKDSYLNVPALLAACEITGADAVHPGYGFLSENARFAEILADHNLHFIGPKAEHIRLMGDKIEAKKTAKRLGIPVVPGSDGAVTSEDDAMAIAKSIGFPVLVKAAAGGGGRGMKVAHTEADLALALSTAANEAKSAFGDASVYLEKYLQKPRHIEIQILGDGRGGAIHLGERDCSLQRRHQKVWEEGPSPVLAAAARAKIGETCAKAMRDMKYLGVGTIEFLYEDGEFYFIEMNTRIQVEHPVTESITDIDLVLEQIRIAAGGDLPARQDDIAIIGHAIECRINAENPQTFRPSPGRITQFHPPGGLGVRIDSAVYQGYMIPPYYDSLVGKLIVHGKTRGECLMRLRRALDEMVVDGIETTLPLFRALVREPDIIEGDYHIHWLEQYLAGQPAEPPK